The following are encoded in a window of Primulina eburnea isolate SZY01 chromosome 4, ASM2296580v1, whole genome shotgun sequence genomic DNA:
- the LOC140830712 gene encoding LOW QUALITY PROTEIN: mitogen-activated protein kinase 15-like (The sequence of the model RefSeq protein was modified relative to this genomic sequence to represent the inferred CDS: substituted 1 base at 1 genomic stop codon) yields MLCGXKMQPDHRKKTSVDVDFFTEYGEGSRYRIEEVIGKGSYGVVCSAYDTHLGEKVAIKKINDIFEHVSDATRILREIKLLRLLRHPDIVEIKHILLPPSRREFKDIYVVFELMESDLHQVIKANDDLTPEHYQFFLYQLLRGLKYIHTANVFHRDLKPKNILANADCKLKICDFGLARVAFNDTPTAIFWTDYVATRWYRAPELCGSFFSKYTPAIDLWSIGCIFAELLTGKPLFPGKNVVHQLDLMTDLLGTPPSETIARIRNEKARRYLSSMRRKKTIPLIHKFPNADPLALRLLERMLAFDPKDRPSAEEALADPYFRNLARVEREPSAQPVTKMEFEFERRRITKEDVRELIYREILEYHPKMLKEYIEGAEPTGFMYPSAVDKFKRQFAYLEEHYGNGAAAPPERQLSSSLPRQCVLYSDNSNLSLADVSNDLSKFTIKEAEKNQVDRTSAHTIARFPGQVPPNIQGVASRPGKAVGPVARYNNCGATAATIEANEQHKMVRNPSVSAQYIVPGSSYPRKHPGCKIEKGDDSSECSNGLQPKPDLYMARKVAAAEAGAVNRWY; encoded by the exons ATGCTTTGTGGCTAAAAGATGCAGCCCGATCACCGGAAAAAG ACATCTGTAGATGTAGATTTCTTCACAGAATATGGTGAAGGCAGCAGATACAGAATCGAGGAAGTTATTGGGAAAGGTAGCTATGGTGTTGTTTGCTCGGCGTATGACACTCATCTTGGGGAAAAAGTTGCGATTAAAAAGATAAATGACATTTTTGAACATGTCTCTGATGCCACACGAATTCTTAGGGAGATTAAGCTTCTTAGGCTTCTTCGTCACCCAGATATTGTGGAAATCAAGCATATTTTACTTCCACCTTCTAGAAGGGAATTCAAGgacatatatgttgtttttgaACTGATGGAGTCAGATCTCCACCAGGTAATTAAAGCCAATGATGACTTGACTCCGGAACATTATCAATTCTTTCTCTATCAGCTCCTTCGAGGCTTGAAATATATACATACAG CTAATGTGTTTCATCGTGATTTGAAaccgaaaaatattttggcgAATGCAGACTGCAAACTTAAGATTTGTGATTTTGGCCTTGCAAGAGTGGCCTTCAATGATACTCCTACCGCAATATTTTGGACA GATTATGTTGCCACAAGGTGGTATAGAGCACCTGAATTGTGTGGATCTTTTTTTTCTAAG TATACTCCTGCAATTGACCTTTGGAGTATTGGATGCATTTTTGCGGAACTTTTGACTGGAAAACCTCTGTTCCCTGGGAAAAATGTGGTCCATCAATTAGACCTCATGACTGATTTGTTGGGAACTCCACCTTCCGAGACCATTGCAAGG ATAAGAAATGAAAAGGCTCGGAGATACTTAAGTAGCATGAGGAGGAAGAAGACAATTCCTTTAATTCACAAATTTCCAAATGCAGACCCCCTCGCTCTTCGCTTATTAGAAAGAATGCTTGCTTTTGATCCTAAGGATAGACCTTCAGCAGAAGAG GCACTAGCAGATCCATACTTCCGGAACTTGGCTAGAGTTGAGAGAGAACCTTCTGCTCAACCAGTTACTAAAATGGAGTTTGAATTTGAAAGGCGAAGAATTACCAAAGAGGATGTTAGAGAGTTAATATACAGAGAGATTCTGGAATACCACCCAAAGATGTTGAAAGAATACATAGAAGGAGCTGAACCTACTGGCTTCATGTATCCAAG TGCTGTTGACAAATTTAAGAGGCAATTTGCGTATCTTGAGGAACATTACGGAAATGGAGCTGCTGCTCCACCTGAAAGACAACTTTCATCGTCTTTACCCAG GCAATGTGTTTTATACTCGGACAATTCTAATCTGAGCTTAGCTGATGTTTCCAATGATCTTTCTAAATTCACCATTAAAGAAGCTGAGAAGAATCAAGTAGACCGTACTTCTGCACATACTATAGCGAGATTTCCAGGCCAAGTACCTCCAAATATCCAAG GGGTGGCGTCAAGGCCTGGCAAGGCCGTTGGTCCTGTAGCACGTTACAACAATTGTGGAGCAACAGCAGCAACCATAGAGGCAAATGAACAACATAAAATGGTTCGAAATCCCAGTGTCTCTGCTCAGTACATTGTTCCTGGCTCTTCTTACCCAAGAAAACACCCTGGCTGCAAGATTGAAAAGGGGGACGATAGCTCTGAATGTTCGAATGGTCTGCAGCCCAAACCTGATCTATATATGGCGAGAAAAGTTGCTGCTGCTGAAGCTGGAGCAGTAAACCGTTGGTATTAA
- the LOC140830713 gene encoding guanylate kinase 3, chloroplastic-like translates to MLFRRLCVSVSKSNHNPFFLSPIFTNPLAVCQSNPASLSNFRNLKLGFQRTISANSQSFVSGSTTNSTMDEPRRPPLVPIPHPDNVGRAEVFRALEASLGATFSSQPTVPDPNPLIIVISGPSGVGKDAVIKRLRELREDLHFVVTATTRAQRPGEVDGKDYFFFSKEDFISMIDKNELLEYALVYGDYKGIPKQQIREYMAKGCDVVLRVDIQGAATLRRILRNGAVFVFLVAESEEALVKRLIDRKTESTEALLMRVASAREELRHVKEFDYVVVNKEGELESSVNLVESIIDAEKAKVHQRRAVI, encoded by the coding sequence ATGCTATTCCGAAGGCTCTGTGTTTCCGTGTCAAAATCCAATCACAACCCTTTCTTCCTTTCCCCAATCTTTACGAACCCTCTTGCCGTATGTCAGTCTAATCCAGCGTCTTTGTCCAATTTTAGAAACCTAAAGCTGGGATTTCAGAGAACAATTTCAGCGAATTCACAAAGCTTCGTTTCGGGAAGCACCACGAATTCCACTATGGATGAGCCTAGAAGACCTCCACTTGTCCCCATACCACACCCTGATAATGTTGGCCGGGCCGAAGTTTTTCGGGCCCTCGAAGCCTCTTTGGGCGCAACATTTAGCTCTCAACCCACGGTTCCAGATCCTAACCCTCTGATCATTGTCATAAGTGGTCCTAGCGGTGTTGGAAAAGATGCCGTGATTAAAAGGTTAAGGGAACTTAGAGAAGATTTGCATTTTGTTGTTACTGCGACTACCCGGGCTCAAAGGCCCGGAGAAGTTGATGGCAAAGATTACTTTTTTTTTAGTAAAGAGGATTTTATTTCGATGATAGACAAGAACGAGCTTCTGGAGTATGCATTAGTGTATGGTGATTATAAGGGCATACCGAAGCAGCAGATCAGAGAATACATGGCGAAAGGGTGTGACGTTGTGTTGAGAGTGGACATACAGGGTGCTGCAACACTGAGGAGGATTTTGAGAAATGGCGCAGTATTTGTGTTCTTGGTGGCAGAGAGCGAGGAAGCGTTGGTGAAAAGATTGATTGATCGGAAAACAGAGTCCACAGAAGCTCTGTTGATGAGGGTTGCGTCGGCTAGGGAAGAGCTGAGGCATGTGAAGGAGTTTGATTATGTGGTTGTGAATAAGGAAGGTGAGTTGGAAAGCTCGGTGAACTTGGTGGAGTCGATCATTGATGCCGAGAAGGCTAAAGTGCACCAAAGGAGAGCAGTCATTTAG
- the LOC140830714 gene encoding membrane protein PM19L-like, whose amino-acid sequence MASGAGKSAAFALLVLNVFLYFIVIAIAAWAVNHGIERSRETASQLSPPARLFPIYYPFGNMATGFVIIFSLLAGVVGFTTSITGINNVLQWNAPSLQAAVASSLVTWLLTLLAMGLACKEIDVGWTDSNLRTLETVLIMLSGTQLFCTAAIYLGVEEVGARTTVLI is encoded by the exons ATGGCTTCTGGTGCAGGAAAATCAGCAGCATTTGCTCTTTTAGTACTCAACGTGTTCCTCTATTTCATTGTCATTGCTATTGCAGCATGGGCAGTAAACCATGGAATCGAACGATCCCGTGAAACAG CATCTCAACTTTCACCTCCAGCTCGGCTTTTCCCGATATATTACCCGTTTGGAAACATGGCAACTGGCTTTGTAATCATATTTTCACTACTAGCTGGGGTGGTGGGATTCACCACATCCATTACTGGTATAAATAATGTGCTTCAATGGAATGCTCCTAGTTTACAAGCAGCTGTTGCATCTTCTCTTGTTACCTGGCTACTCACTTTGCTTGCAATGGG GTTGGCTTGCAAAGAGATTGATGTAGGGTGGACAGACTCTAACTTG AGGACTTTAGAGACAGTGTTAATAATGCTAAGTGGAACTCAGCTTTTCTGCACTGCTGCCATCTATCTCGGGGTCGAAGAGGTAGGCGCACGAACCACGGTTCTCATTTAA